Below is a window of Brachyspira hampsonii DNA.
TAACGAATGTCAGGCACTCACAAGTTTTTTATTTCTTCTATCATTTATAAAAAACTTGTTCGTTAATAAGCTCCTGCCATTCTAACGAATGTCAGGCACTCACAAGTTTTTTATTTCTTCTATACTCAATCCTGTGTTTTCGCTTATAATTTTTATATCTATTCCTGCATTTTTGAAGCTTTTAGCTATAGATATTGCTTTATTTTTTTCGCCTTGTTCTATGCCTTGTTTGATTCCTTCTTCAATTCCTAATCTTCTTTCTTCTTCAAGCATTATTTGATTACCATATAGATATGCTTCTCTTTTATCATATTCATTCATCATTAATCTATTTTTAATAAAATTATTGTATCTTTTTTGTACTTCTTCCATTATAGGTTTTTCTTTTACTAGATCGGACATAATAACCTCCTTATTATCTTTTTCTTTCATTGTGAAAAATTTTAACCAGCAATTTAAATCGGGCTGTAATAAATCATATTTAAATTTTTTTAGTTCAATTATATGAATTTGCAGATGATCCGTTAATAATCTATTATTAATAGTATCATAAATCATATAGCATGAATGAATATTATTTGAGTCATCTAAATTGAAATTAAGTAAATTAATACTAATTACAGGAGTTAAGGCATCATACTTTTCTCCATGTTTTAATAATTTACTGTAATTTGAAGCCCAATAATATAGTATGCGTTCTGGAAATCTTGAATTACCTTGTAACTGTATTTC
It encodes the following:
- a CDS encoding Rpn family recombination-promoting nuclease/putative transposase, whose amino-acid sequence is MRDINVLNDYFVRYLFSSSDSNLILLDFINSIMLDSNMKTFRAVEILTPFNYKENYKDKETIVDFKCITQNGTVVIIEIQLQGNSRFPERILYYWASNYSKLLKHGEKYDALTPVISINLLNFNLDDSNNIHSCYMIYDTINNRLLTDHLQIHIIELKKFKYDLLQPDLNCWLKFFTMKEKDNKEVIMSDLVKEKPIMEEVQKRYNNFIKNRLMMNEYDKREAYLYGNQIMLEEERRLGIEEGIKQGIEQGEKNKAISIAKSFKNAGIDIKIISENTGLSIEEIKNL